In the Candidatus Dadabacteria bacterium genome, TCAATTCTGCTACCAGAATATCTGATTTCTGAAGATAACAAGCTTTCTTCATTTATACATAATTATGTCTGGAGCCGCCGTTATGCCAAGGGATGGCCGTGGGTTGATGAGATTGTCAGACCTACTTGGACTCCCGCTCAGATTGGTCAGTTTCTGGGCTTTTTGCCCTTTACCAGCGAGACTTGGGAACGTGCCGCAAAATTGCTCGGCAACAAACAAGGGGAATATTGGTCAAAAACCGAGCTTAATCCCCGCAAGGACAGCAAACTCGACATAGCCGTCGAAAAGCTAGTAGAATACAAAAGGCCAAAAGCCGCCATAAGTTGCTTGGGTCGGATGTTTCATGACAATCGCTCAATCGATCCGTCTCTGTGCATCCGTGCTCTGCTTTCTGCGTTGTCATCAGCGGAAGAGTCCTACTTTGCGGAAGAACGTTACATTCTTGACTTAATCAAGTTTCTTCAGGGGAATTCAGAGGTGTCTTTTCGTGATCTTTTCAGGGTCGAATGGGGATATCTTCCATTGCTGGACCGTTCTCATGATGCCGAGCCAAAATTTCTTGGAAAAAAGCTTGCCGACGATCCAGAGTTTTTCTGTGAAGTGATTCGATTGCTTTACCGTTCAGACAGAGCCGATGCGGAACTGGATAAACCATCAAAAGAATCAGAAATGCTCGCAAACAACGCCTGGCGGTTACTCCACGAATGGAGGACACTTCCGGGAACAACAGATGACGCCGATTTTGACGAAGAAAGATTCACGACCTGGTTTCAGCGCGTTAGGGAAATTTCCGCCGAATCCGGCCATCTGGAAGTTGCGCTTACGCGTGCGGGTGGAGTGCTAATTCACAGCCCCGAAGATAGCGATGGCCTGTGGATCAACCGGACCGTAGCGGAAATGCTGAACGCTCCTGGCGCGGAAATTATACGCGAAGGGTACGAGATTGCTTGGTTTAACTCGCGCGGGGCCTACTGGGTCGACCCTACTGGGAATCAAGAGAGGAAACTTGCCGACAAATTCAGACAAAAAGCTGACGATGTTGAAGATGCGGGATTTAGACGTCTTGCCGTCAATCTTAGAAGATTGGCCGATCGTTATGACCAACAGCCAGTCGAAATACCATGAGGGGGAAAGGCCACGGATCCTTAAATATCCCGACCCTCAAAGCGTTACTCCAGAAGGATTGCAGCGCACTGAAAAATAGAAACACGGTTGCTTTGAACCTCGCGCTGCCGGAGTTGTCAAATGCGATACGAAAAAAAACGGGAATTTTTCTGTGTGAAGAGAAGTCTTTGTATCTTCGAAAACCATGAAGATCTGAGGATTCTTCATCCATTTTTTGTAGAAGGCTTTGAGGATTTTTTGTGTAAGCCTGTAGTATAACTGTACCCCGTGTTCCAGATTTAGGGACATCTTAAGTGGTTGCATCTCATATGACTATACCGAAATCTTTAATCATCTCTATGAAATTGACACAGGGAATTCCTTCTTCGCTGCAGACCAGCGGAATTTTGTAATTCCTCTTTTCTCTGGGCTTCTGGTCCTGCTGTCCTTCGAGGGTCACAACGGTTTTATTCTCTATTTTTGCGTACGCGATCAACGTAAGATCCTCCTGATCCACTCCTTTGGACTGATCCGTTATCTGGTATTTTGCTTCCAGTTGCAACGAAAGTCTCTTTGTCTCATTATCAATGGGAGTCTTAATAAAATGGTTTTTCCCGAGCCAGATACTCAAAGGGTCTTTTTCCCGGTTTCGCCTGTCTTTCGGGACAACCTGATCGTAGATGGGCTTGATCAGGATAATGTCGTTTTGATGCCGGGCTATTTTTTCCCATAGCGACGGGAAAACAGCCAAGGGATAAATTCTGTTCCAGCACTCTATGAAGATGTTAGCATCCGTGCAGTATCTTCCGCTCACAGGTTCTTCTCCAGTTGAAGGGCGTCTGATGCTCTTTTCAGGCCGAACAGCCTGCATAGTTTGTGAAGTCCGATTTCATTGTTATGGTAAACTTGAAACAGTGCTCTGGTGTAAATATGGCCGTATTGGTCAAGCACTTCGTCAGCCCGGTTTCTGCCAAGAGGGATGTCTCTTTCTTTGAGTTCCTTTTTCCGCTGTTCGTAGAATTTCTGCAGTTCCGATTCAAGATATTGATAGGTGTCGGAATCGATTATTTCTAGTTGCTTCATCCGAACGAGGCAGGCGTAGCGGCTTACCTTGAAAGATCCGGCTATCTTTCCGATATTTTTAAGATCGTTTGCGCGGAGCTTCCGGGCGGCAGCCCGAAACTCCTCCGAGGGCATCAGCACGTTGGCGGCCAGTTCGTCGCACCAGGTTTCCGCGTCCCGGTCGCTGTCTCTCCAGTGAGCAATCTCGCTTTTCTTTCTCAGCAGGTGACCTAGTTCATGGAACAGGGAGAAGGTACGTGCTTTTTTTGCATCGGAATTGTTGATAATGATGATCGGCAGGGTCGAATGATATATGGCGAGACCGCGGAACTGCTCCTCGCCGACATGAGACCAGCCTTTGTACTTGCTCGTGGTGAAAATGAAGATGTTTTTTTCTTCCAGTTTCTCTTTCCATTCTCGGAAATCGAGGCTCTCTCCCGCACATCCCAGCCAGCCTCGCACGCGTGCCGCGGCGTCGGACGCGGAAGTCCCGGATTCCGACACGGGCGGGTCAAACGGCTCGACCGGTTCGGCCATATCTTTCCGCAGTTCAATAATCAGGTCGCGGAGCCTCTCCACCATGGCGGTTACGCGGCGTATATCTGAATTGTCGAAAAAATCCTCGTACTTGTCCCTGAACTTGCGGAAAGAGAAATTTCTGCTGAACCGGTACTGCTCCGGCAGGGACTCGGAAACGAACACCCACCGAGGCACTTTGTAGAGGTTGGCCAGAGTGTCCAGCTGATTGAATGTGGGCTTGAGAGTTCCCCGCTCCATGGAGTCGATTTTCCCAACTCTTTTTTCCACATCGGAAACGCTGAGACCGATCTGTTCACGGCATTTACGAAGGACTTGGGGATTAATGTTTTCTACTTTTGCCGCCATGAATTAGCACCTCCGGTCGCGAAGACTTCAAATCGCCCTTAGCAACCGCACTTGCGTCCGCCAGAATCCTCTCCCGCTCCGATTCAAGCAACGAGATTCCGCACCTTGAAGGCTCGGTTTCTTCTTCATCGCCCTGCACGGGCCGATGCGACTTGACCTCTGGTCGCTCAAGCGCAACGGTATCCTCCCATAACGAGGCTGGACTCTAAAAAAATAACACACTGGCTAGGGAAATTGAAGCGGTCTCACGCCACCGCGGGCGGGGTGTTTTGCGTCAATCAAGAATGCTTTGCTCCGATCTCAAGCTGCAAGAAAACCTCGATTCAGTCCGCATTTTGAAGCTGATCAGGATTACTAAGAAAACCCTCTGAACATTTCTGATACCAAAAGAGCATTGGATTCTGAAATAGTTGAGGGCTGTTTCAATCGGAGTACGCGTTCAGATGCCAGGGAACGGCCCTGATGCCAGGCAGCAAGGCCCGCGGTTCGTTGATGTTGCAGGCCAGCGCGCCGTGCGCGTTCGCACCGGCCAGTTTCAGCCACTGCTTGAGGTTTTTTCCATGTTCCGCCCGAGGTGTCGCCGTCGCCTTGACTTCCAGCGCGTACAGTCTGCCGTCGCGCTCGATGATCAGGTCAACTTCCTTGCCGCCGCTTGATTGCCAGTAATAGATTTGGGGTTCCTCCCCGTGCTGGCGAAAAAACTTCAGCCACTCCGCCGCCACGGCGGTCTCCGCCAATGCTCCCAGGGAAGGACCTTGCAGAATGGAGCTTTGCGAGTGCAGGCCCAGCATGAAGGCGGCAAGCCCGGGATCGAGCAGATACAGCTTGGGACTTTTCCTCAGCCGTTTGCCGAAGTTCTTGTGATAAGGCGGCAGCAGACAGATCAGCTGACTGGTCTTAAGCACGGATAGCCAGCGCTTTACCGTAGGTCCGGCGATGCCGATTTCGCTCCCGAGCTCCGCCATGTTCAGAAGTTGTCCGGTACGGGCGGCGACCAGCATCAGGAACTTGTAGAAAGTTTCCAGATTGTTTACCTGAGTCAAATCCCGGACGTCGCGTTGGATATAAGTTTGCAGGTAACCGGAAAACCACAACTGCCGGTCCACCTGCTTGTTCAGGCAAGGTTCGGGGAAGCCGCCGCGCAACAGCCAATCCTCAAAGCCGGGACCGGTGACTTGCCTGCTGTCGTTCCCAAAAGATTCCGTGTCTTCCGTACCAACAGGGTCGGGGATTCCGCCTGCCTTGGCGGGAATGCGCCTTTCAGCGGATCCAAACATCCATTCAAGCATATCTTCGGGGGATATCTGCGGTTGCTGCGACAGTTCTCTTATGGACAAGGGGTCAAGATTCAATACAGCTACGCGGCCGGCCAACGTCTGGCTCACTCCCTGCATCAGCGAGAAGCTTTGAGAACCTGCAAGCAGCCACTGTCCGGGTTCGCGCCGCGCGTCTATCAGTTCCTTTATGTAATGCAGCAGTTCCGGCGCGTATTGAATTTCATCCAGAATCAGCGGTCCCGGAGTCTGCGCGAAAAACCCGACAGGGTCCGCCAATGCCCTGTTGCGTATATCGGGGCGTTCAAGCGACACGTAATCATGCGATGCGCCGAACTCGGTACGCAACAAGGTAGTCTTGCCGGTCTGTCTGGCGCCGGTGACCAGCACCGCCGGAAAAGAAACCATGGCCTTGCGGATTGTATTGGTCAGATAGCGCTGGATATAGCCCATGTTTTGCAAATATAACACAGAATAGCAGATTTGCAAAAAAGAATGCGGCTTCAATATGTTTGACTGACGTCTCCAGTTGGATCATAATGAACAGGTAAGCGTTTCAGTTTCTGCCCGAATCACTGTGATATCCATGTGCGACGAAAAAGATCATTTCGAGTCATCTCCCCACATTGCGGAGCTTAAGCGTCTGCTGATGTCGATTGACCGCCCGGGCAGTTACTGCGCTTCCGGGAAGATGTTGGCTCCCCTGCCCGTTCTCAGTGTTTCCGGTATGGACGCTCTTTCCTTCCCGGTTCCCGAAAGCCAGGTGAAAACCCTGATAGAGTGTTCGCGCCGCTCCCCTTTCGGAAAGGGTACGGAGACCCTGGTCGATCAGGATGTGCGCGACAGTTGGGAGATACATCCTTCCGAATTCAGTCTTGAGGGGACGGGGTGGAACGAGGCCTTCGCCGCGATAGTGGGAGCGACCGCCGACGGTCTCGGCTGTCCGAGGGAAAGGCTCCGTGCGGACATCTACAAGCTTCTCTTATACGAGCAGGGAGGTTTTTTCCTTCCGCACCGCGACACCGAGAAAACCGACGGCATGGTTGCGACGCTTGTGGTCGCCCTGCCCGTGAGGGGTTCGGGGGGAGAGATCGTCGTGCGCCACAAGGGACGCGAGACCGTGATCGACATGCGGGGCGGCGAGCCGTCGGAAATCGCCTGGGCGGCGTTCTACGCCGACTGCGAACATGAAATCCGGCCGGTTCTGGACGGAAACAGGATAGTTCTGGTCTACAGCCTCGTTCTCTCAAACGGGGCGGGAGAGCTTGCGACGCCCGATTTCGGGGCGGAGACTCGACGGGTCGCGGAGGAGCTTTCCGCGTGGAGAAGCGAGTGCCTGGCCGACGACAAGATCGTCTGGCTGCTTGATCATGACTACAGCGAGGCGGGGCTTTCCTTTGACTCGCTTAAAAATATCGACGCCTCGGTTGCCCGCGTCCTCACGGAAGCTTCCAAAGCCGCCGGGTACTCTCTTTACGCCGCGATTGTCAGGATACAGGAATCGGGCGAGGCGCTTTACGACGGGGAATATGGCTATGAATACGGCGATCTCCCGGAGTCATACGAGATGGGGGAGATATTTGAGTGCGTCTGCGTTCTTGAATATCTCGTTGCTCCTGACGGAAAGGCGGCGAATTTCGAAAGACTCTATTTCTCCAAGGAAGAAGTGCTGCAGACCGAAGAGCTTGAAGACCTTTACCCTCAAGATGAAAGTATAGAGGAGTGGACCGGCAATGCCGGTGCGACAGTTGAACGCACGTACCATCTTGCCGCTCTTGTTCTCTGGCCCAGGGAAAATTCCCTTGAGCTTATAGCGTCGGACGATATTTGCGGGGCTGTGGGTTATGTCGAGACGCTGATTGAGAGCGGAGATCCGGAGGCGCGGGCGTTCGCGTCGCGGATTCACGAGATATGGCGCGACGGGAGACGCTATCATCCGGACACGATGGGCAAAGCCCTCGGCGCCGCGCTGCGCATTCTGGTCGGACTGGAAGACGCGTCGTCTGCCGGACTTCTCCTCAGTTCCTCGATTGCGTACTGCAGGAGCGAGGAAAGAGCTGATATAAGGGCGGCTCTGTTGCTTGCCGGACCGGATTTTGCCCGCGATTTCCTCCCGGATCTTATTCGCGGAAACCTCGTTAGCCGTCCCGAAGATGTTTTCAATCTTGTGGCGGAGTTCTGCCGGGAACTCGGCCGCGACGCGGGATGGAGCGAGGTCCTCACCGACAGCCTGTGCGGTTCGATTCTGCCTGGGCTTTCCGACTCTCTCGCCAAAAAGGAGGAATCTGTTTCTTCGTGGAGCTGGGGGCTCGGCCGCGACGCAGAAGTTTCCCCTGAAGCGGCAGGAAATCTTCTCGCGGCGTTTCTTTGTCTGGACTTGTCGGAAGAGTCGGGGCAGGCTGTGTCCGTTCTTCTTGATCATCCCGTATGCGCAAGTCCCGATCGGGTTATTCCGCGCGCCCTGGAGTTTCTCCTTGAGTTTAAGCGGACGGGAAGTTTCAAAACCCTGTGGAAGCGTGTGGCGGAATTCCTGCTTGAGCGAAGCGCCGCACCGCCGGAACCTCCCAGGGACTGGAAAATCGCCTCCGTTGCGGGGTGTGGATGCGGGGACTGCGATGTTCTTCGGAAGTTCTGCGAAGACCCCTCCGCAATGAAACATCGCTTCAAAGTGAACAAGTCGACACGGGGTCACATAAGAAGCGTAATCAGCAGGCACGATCTTGATATCACCTGTTGTACCGAGAGGAAGGGCAGGCCTTACACGCTGGTGTGCAGCAAGACCCGTTCAGCCCACGAAAGAAGTCTCGAGCGTTATGAAGGAGACATAACTGAAATGAAAAGGCTTGTCTCCATGGTGCCGGAGCTTGAAACTCAGACCTTGGAGCATCTCAATGACGCGGTGGCGCGACACGGCTGACTTTGATAAGCCTAAATGGTGTTTTCGTCCACCGTGATGGGACCTGGCCTGGAAATCGGGAAAAGCTCAAACCCAATCGAGGCGGGTCGGCGGTCGTTTGACTGCATCACTTGAATTTTGAGTTCGAGTATAAGTAGAATACATAATGACTAAAGGTTCCTCCCTAATGACAAGAACCCAAGGGGTTCTCTCCGGTGACGGGATAGTTGGGGAGGTCAGCTTTCCTGCTTTCTAACAGTAACAGGTTTTTTCTAGAGATATAGTCATTAGGGCACCTCCAGGAATTGCTTTTCCTCTCATTTTTATTATATTATATACTTGATTGGTAAAGAAATCGAAAGAGAGCTGATCTGATTATTAGCAAGAGTTGGTTAAGGTTTTCGGTTTCGACGCTCATGAATGGACATAAATTTTTTGAACTCGGATCTGAAGAAACTATGCGAAGATCCAAAACATGCTAGCAGGAAACTTGGGAACGCGTCGGCCAAAAAATTAAAAACCCGATTAAGAATTCTGGAAGTAGCTGCCAAACTCGGAGAAATCCCTGTTGGTCGCCCGCATCCCTTGAAGGGAAAACGGACCGGGCAATTCGCCGTGGACTTGGCTGGCGGACACCGCTTGGTGTTTGAACCGTTCGATGATCCTGTGCCGCTTAACGAAGACGGGAGCGTGAAATGGAGAGAACTTGAGTCAATACGCATTGTGTTTATTGGAGACTATCATGACTGAGAAGCTTGATCGGTTTGAACCGAAATGGATGTCGCCGCCCGGAGATACGATCCTGGATGCCCTTGCGGAAAAGAACTGGACGCAGTCAGAATTCGCACGTAGGGCGGGCTATACGGCAAAACACGTGAGTCAGCTTATAAAGGGTAAGGCCGCAATCACGGAAGATACTGCGCTTCGACTGGAACGGATTCTGGGGGGCAGCGCGAGATTCTGGCTGGCGCTGGATGCGAGACATCGCGAGGAGGTGGCGCGGGCGGAAGAAATCAAGCGACTGGAGAGTCAGGTCGAGTGGCTGAAAGAACTTCCCCTCACACAGATGGTCAAGTTCGGCTGGATAGAAAAATGCGCCAAAAAGACTGATCAGGTTTCAGAGTGCCTTAAATACTTCGGCGTTGCTTCCGTGTCTGTGTGGAGAAAAGAATATCCTGCGCCGCAAGAGCTGGCCGCTTTTAAGTCTTCAGAGAAATTCGAGAAGAAAAACGGCGCCGTGGCGGCCTGGCTGCGCAGGGGTGAACAGATAGCCGAACAACGTTCGTTCGGTAAGTACGACAGGAAGGGTTTTATCAAGAAGCTTCTCGGCATCCGAAAACTTACGAACGAAACCGACCCGGACATATTCGTTCCCGAACTGATTAACGAATGCGCCGAAGTTGGCGTTGCTGTTGTATTTGAACTGGCGCCCGTCGGCTGTCCGGCCACCGGCGCGACGCGATGGCTGGCTCCGGACAAAGCTCTGATAATGCTAAGCCTGCGGCATAAAACCAACGATCACTTGTGGTTTGCTTTCTTCCATGAGGCAGCACACATACTTCTTCACGGGAAGAAGATGCTGTTTCTTGAGATTGAAGGTGACGGAAACAGTCGCGAGCGGGAAGCTGACGAGTTTGCGAGCAACTTCCTGATTCCGAGACAAAAAGCCGATGCTCTTCGTTTTCTTGCGCATACCAAAACGGCAGTAAGAAGGTTTGCTGAGGAGATTGGCGTGGCGCCTGGGATTGTCGTCGGCAGAATGCAGTATGAAGGGTATTTACCCATGAGTTATCTGAACGGACTGAAAGTGCGCTACGAGTGGGGAACTGGGCGGAGTTAGATAACCCATATCACATCTGAGCCTGCGGCTTCCCAGATGATCGAGGAAAGCCTGAGAAAAAGCCGAAAACCTAAGTTCGCGAAAAATTACGAGCACTCCCGGGCTCCCAGCGGGGCGACCTGGATTATGGGAAAGAAGCCGGTTCAGTTCTTTTAAATGTCGGGGACGCTTAACCATCATGCGGGGTTATATCGTCAAAATTGGAAGTCTGCCGTCCAGTTTTTATGGTTATTGGAAGATCGCGGAAGAAAAAAAGACTGCTCTTTGGACATAGACAAAATAGTTTCATGTCAATGTTTCTCTTCGCATCTGGTTGTTTTTCTCTTGAGAGGGCCTGACAATTCAGTTATTCTAAACTCATAAATAATGGAGTTTCAATACTCGATATGTCGGATAATGAGTTTCCAAGAGAAATAGCCGCGTCAGTCAGGCGCATGGCGGGGCACTTTCCTGCCGTTGTCGTTACGGGCGCTCGCCAGACGGGCAAGACAACGCTGCTGACGAAACTGTTCGGGGACTATAACTACGTAAGTCTCGACCTTCCGGCGGAAGCGCAGTTGGCAGAAGAGGATCCTCAGTCGTTTCTGTCGCGTCATCCCGCGCCGCTGCTCGTGGATGAGGTTCAGTACGCCCCCAAGCTGTTTCGCTACCTGAAGGTTGAAATAGACAAGCGCAGGGATATGAACGGACGCTTCATTCTGACCGGGTCGCAGAAATTCAGCCTGATGCAGGGAGTATCGGAATCTCTGGCGGGACGTTGCGGCGTGCTTGAGCTAGAAGGCCTTACGGTTCAGGAACTTGGGCCCGTGTTTTCCCGCATGGAAGAGGGCGAGGGGATGGCCGGGATTCTCGCTCGCGGGTTTATGCCGCAGCTCTGGAAGGATCCGGCGATGAAGCCCGCGGACTATTTCGCCAGCTATCAGGCGACTTATCTTGAGCGCGATGTGCGCCAGCTTTTAAATGTTTCGTCGTTGCGGGACTTTGACCGCTTCATGCGCGCCCTGGCTCTTCGCAGCGGACAATTGCTTAACAAGTCGGAAATTGCCAAGGAGACGGGAATAAACAGCAAAACCGCCGACAAGTGGCTGAACGTGCTTGTGGCTTCTAACCAGGTTACGCTGCTTGAACCTTGGTTTGCGAATCCGGGGAAGCGTCTTGCGAAGACGCCCAAACTTTTTTTCAATGATGTCGGGTTGCTGTGTTTCCTTCTGGGGCTTAAAGGACAGGCGGTGACCGAAAGCTACCTGATTGGAGCGATATGGGAGACTTTTGTTTTTGGCGAACTGCGGAAATACCTGTCTCTGGCGGCTCCGGAAGCGACCATATGGCACTATCGGGACCAGTCACGCGAAACCGATTTCATTATTGAGAAGGACGGTCGTCTCACTCTGGCGGAAGCGAAATGGAAGGAACTTCCGACGCCGCGTGACTTTGCTCAAGCCCTCAAGGTTCATGAGCTGCTCGGACCGCGGGCAAGATGGCCTGTTATGGTGCTGTGCCGCACCCGTCAGAGCTTTCCGGTTGCGGAAAAACTGCTTGCCGTAAACGCGTTCAGATTTCGGGAACATCTGGCATGAAGTCATGTTTCCGATTCTCTGTCCCGAGGGGTCTTAGAAGCGGATTCATATTAAGCGGGTGCTTTGTAAAAGCAATGTTTTGCGGCACCGGATTACGGGCTGCAGGGGTTGGCGGGACATGTTCGGTACTTGTTAAGCGGCGAGGCTGTTCCCCCGTCTTCAATATGGTTGTTACGGAAAACGACATCGTGGGGGAAGACCGGCAGGGAACAAGGAGGCATGGTTCAGGAATCCTCTGGATTTCTTTACTCCTTGCCGTATAGTAAAGAACATGCTATCTTTACTGTTATCAGCTTTGTAAAGAGGTGCGGAATGCCGAAAGTCAGCAGCAAAAGACAAATCACGCTCCCGGCCAGCCAGTGCGATCAGCTTGGCATTAAGCCCGGCGATTATATTGAAACCTTTGTTGCTGACGGCCGCTTAACCATCGTCAGGAAGGTGGAAGGGGCCGCCCAGGGACTGTTGCGGTACGTTAAGGGCGATCCTTCAGTAACGGATCAGGAATCCCTGGAAGACGCACTGGATCCATGATTGCGGTCGACACCAACGTGCCGTTGCGTTATCCGCTGAATGACGATGCGGCGCAGGCCGATACAGCGGCCAGTCTGATCAAGGGCGGCGATGCGGTTCTGATAACCGACGTGGTGCTGGCAGAAACCCTCTGGACGTTAAGCGGGAAGAAGTACCGGCTTACAAGGATCAATTGGCCGGAGCGGTCCATGCGTTGTTTGAGGAGCCGAATGTGCGCTTTGAAGACGGGGCGGCCGCGTGGATGGCTTTAAATGACTATCTGGAATCTGACGGGGCTGATTTTGCCGATGCTCTGATCATAAACAAGGCCCGGGCGGTAGCCAAAGCGCAGGGCGGACCATTTTCCTGTTCCTACACATTTGATAAAGCCGCCCGGAAGTTACAAGGGGCCAGGATGCCATAGAACTCCGATCTTGATGCGCCAGAATCCTTGAATAAAAGGAGCAAGGACAAAAAGTTGAGCGACTGCCCGACATTTCTTTCCGTTTCGCAAGGCAGTGCGGGACCTGAAATTATGCTTTTTGCGGTTTTCTCAGTAAATTTTTACCCCACATTCAGAGAGGATGACGAAAAATCCGGACCAGGATACGAAACGCTGGGGTCCGGTTCCAACGTAACGGAGTATCTCGATGTCAAAACATTTTAAGATCTTTCTGGTTTTCGCTGCGTGTCTTCTCTTTGCCTCGGTCGGGGCGCAGGCCCTCACTCTCACGCAGGCGAAGATAATGGCCCTTGAGAAAAACCATGACGTAAGGGTATGGATGCTCGGCGTCGACGCCGCACGCGGGGAGTACAAGAGCAAACGGGGAGTCTATGACCCCGAGATAAGTTTCATGGCCTCCTACGCCGACACAAAAACCCCCGTTCTCAGCGCCTTCATAGAGGACGGAATAGTAAACGCCGAGGTTTTCTCCTTCGGAAGCGAACTCTCGGGGAAGCTGCCCACCGGAACCTTCTACAAGCTCTACGATCTTGAAGTATCGCGGATCGAGACCGATTCTCCGCTTGAGAGCCTGAGCCCTTCGTGGGCCGCGAGCCTAGGTTTCAGCGTGGGGCAGGAACTGCTCCGCGGCTTCGATATAGCCTCCAACAGGGTATCCGTGGTGCTCTCGAGAAAGAACAGGGACATATCCGTTTACGAATTCGAACTCATGGTGGCGAAGACTCTTTTCGATCTTGAGAGAAGCTACTGGGGAGTCGTGGCCGCGGCCCACGACCGCGACCTTGAGAAAAAAGCCTACGATCTTGCCTTGGACCTTGAGAGAAGAACCCGAATAAAAGTGGAGGTCGGGGTTCTGCCCAGGGTCGCCCTCACCCAAGCGCGCTCTGAAAGCGCCGCCAGGAAGGTGAGGATGATAAACTCCGAGAACGCCTACGAGGCGTCTATGGATGCGCTTAAAAACCTGCTCGTTATCCCCTTGGAGGAAAGCGTTGAGCTGCTCGAGGTAACCGATTCCATGCCTACCGCTTACGAACCGCCCTCGGAGGCCGTGGCCGTGGTGCAGGCGTTTGAGAACCGCCCCGAGATGCGCCGGGCGGAGCGGGAGATGGAGAAGGCACAGGCGCTTAAGACCTTCTACTCCCGCCAGAGACTGCCGCGTCTCACGGTCGAGGGCCGTCTCGAGTACCTGGGCCTTGGGGGCTCCGAGAATCCCGACAGGCTAGTTTTCGGAGAGTCTGGCGGGGTGCCCCGGCGCTTTGCCGATTCTTCGCATGCCTACGACAGCATCGTCGACCGCGATTTTCCGAGCTGGAGCGTTACGGGGAAGTTAAGTTTTCCAATTTTCGGTAGAAAGGCCGGGGGAAACTACGCGAAAGCCCGCGCCGACTATGACCGAAGCGTTATAAGCTACCAGAAACAGAAAGATACAGTGCGCCTCGACGTTAGGAACGCCATAAGGGAGATCGCAAGCAGCCAGAGGAGAATGGAAGCCGCCCTGCT is a window encoding:
- a CDS encoding killer suppression protein HigA, yielding MDINFLNSDLKKLCEDPKHASRKLGNASAKKLKTRLRILEVAAKLGEIPVGRPHPLKGKRTGQFAVDLAGGHRLVFEPFDDPVPLNEDGSVKWRELESIRIVFIGDYHD
- a CDS encoding helix-turn-helix domain-containing protein, producing the protein MTEKLDRFEPKWMSPPGDTILDALAEKNWTQSEFARRAGYTAKHVSQLIKGKAAITEDTALRLERILGGSARFWLALDARHREEVARAEEIKRLESQVEWLKELPLTQMVKFGWIEKCAKKTDQVSECLKYFGVASVSVWRKEYPAPQELAAFKSSEKFEKKNGAVAAWLRRGEQIAEQRSFGKYDRKGFIKKLLGIRKLTNETDPDIFVPELINECAEVGVAVVFELAPVGCPATGATRWLAPDKALIMLSLRHKTNDHLWFAFFHEAAHILLHGKKMLFLEIEGDGNSREREADEFASNFLIPRQKADALRFLAHTKTAVRRFAEEIGVAPGIVVGRMQYEGYLPMSYLNGLKVRYEWGTGRS
- a CDS encoding DUF4411 family protein gives rise to the protein MSGRYCTDANIFIECWNRIYPLAVFPSLWEKIARHQNDIILIKPIYDQVVPKDRRNREKDPLSIWLGKNHFIKTPIDNETKRLSLQLEAKYQITDQSKGVDQEDLTLIAYAKIENKTVVTLEGQQDQKPREKRNYKIPLVCSEEGIPCVNFIEMIKDFGIVI
- a CDS encoding XRE family transcriptional regulator — encoded protein: MAAKVENINPQVLRKCREQIGLSVSDVEKRVGKIDSMERGTLKPTFNQLDTLANLYKVPRWVFVSESLPEQYRFSRNFSFRKFRDKYEDFFDNSDIRRVTAMVERLRDLIIELRKDMAEPVEPFDPPVSESGTSASDAAARVRGWLGCAGESLDFREWKEKLEEKNIFIFTTSKYKGWSHVGEEQFRGLAIYHSTLPIIIINNSDAKKARTFSLFHELGHLLRKKSEIAHWRDSDRDAETWCDELAANVLMPSEEFRAAARKLRANDLKNIGKIAGSFKVSRYACLVRMKQLEIIDSDTYQYLESELQKFYEQRKKELKERDIPLGRNRADEVLDQYGHIYTRALFQVYHNNEIGLHKLCRLFGLKRASDALQLEKNL
- a CDS encoding ATP-binding protein, which gives rise to MSDNEFPREIAASVRRMAGHFPAVVVTGARQTGKTTLLTKLFGDYNYVSLDLPAEAQLAEEDPQSFLSRHPAPLLVDEVQYAPKLFRYLKVEIDKRRDMNGRFILTGSQKFSLMQGVSESLAGRCGVLELEGLTVQELGPVFSRMEEGEGMAGILARGFMPQLWKDPAMKPADYFASYQATYLERDVRQLLNVSSLRDFDRFMRALALRSGQLLNKSEIAKETGINSKTADKWLNVLVASNQVTLLEPWFANPGKRLAKTPKLFFNDVGLLCFLLGLKGQAVTESYLIGAIWETFVFGELRKYLSLAAPEATIWHYRDQSRETDFIIEKDGRLTLAEAKWKELPTPRDFAQALKVHELLGPRARWPVMVLCRTRQSFPVAEKLLAVNAFRFREHLA
- a CDS encoding ATP-binding protein; its protein translation is MKPHSFLQICYSVLYLQNMGYIQRYLTNTIRKAMVSFPAVLVTGARQTGKTTLLRTEFGASHDYVSLERPDIRNRALADPVGFFAQTPGPLILDEIQYAPELLHYIKELIDARREPGQWLLAGSQSFSLMQGVSQTLAGRVAVLNLDPLSIRELSQQPQISPEDMLEWMFGSAERRIPAKAGGIPDPVGTEDTESFGNDSRQVTGPGFEDWLLRGGFPEPCLNKQVDRQLWFSGYLQTYIQRDVRDLTQVNNLETFYKFLMLVAARTGQLLNMAELGSEIGIAGPTVKRWLSVLKTSQLICLLPPYHKNFGKRLRKSPKLYLLDPGLAAFMLGLHSQSSILQGPSLGALAETAVAAEWLKFFRQHGEEPQIYYWQSSGGKEVDLIIERDGRLYALEVKATATPRAEHGKNLKQWLKLAGANAHGALACNINEPRALLPGIRAVPWHLNAYSD
- a CDS encoding 2OG-Fe(II) oxygenase translates to MCDEKDHFESSPHIAELKRLLMSIDRPGSYCASGKMLAPLPVLSVSGMDALSFPVPESQVKTLIECSRRSPFGKGTETLVDQDVRDSWEIHPSEFSLEGTGWNEAFAAIVGATADGLGCPRERLRADIYKLLLYEQGGFFLPHRDTEKTDGMVATLVVALPVRGSGGEIVVRHKGRETVIDMRGGEPSEIAWAAFYADCEHEIRPVLDGNRIVLVYSLVLSNGAGELATPDFGAETRRVAEELSAWRSECLADDKIVWLLDHDYSEAGLSFDSLKNIDASVARVLTEASKAAGYSLYAAIVRIQESGEALYDGEYGYEYGDLPESYEMGEIFECVCVLEYLVAPDGKAANFERLYFSKEEVLQTEELEDLYPQDESIEEWTGNAGATVERTYHLAALVLWPRENSLELIASDDICGAVGYVETLIESGDPEARAFASRIHEIWRDGRRYHPDTMGKALGAALRILVGLEDASSAGLLLSSSIAYCRSEERADIRAALLLAGPDFARDFLPDLIRGNLVSRPEDVFNLVAEFCRELGRDAGWSEVLTDSLCGSILPGLSDSLAKKEESVSSWSWGLGRDAEVSPEAAGNLLAAFLCLDLSEESGQAVSVLLDHPVCASPDRVIPRALEFLLEFKRTGSFKTLWKRVAEFLLERSAAPPEPPRDWKIASVAGCGCGDCDVLRKFCEDPSAMKHRFKVNKSTRGHIRSVISRHDLDITCCTERKGRPYTLVCSKTRSAHERSLERYEGDITEMKRLVSMVPELETQTLEHLNDAVARHG